In one window of Palaemon carinicauda isolate YSFRI2023 chromosome 2, ASM3689809v2, whole genome shotgun sequence DNA:
- the LOC137621634 gene encoding uncharacterized protein: MRRRPLDIGPPTASRWPLDIGPPTTSHRIFNIGPLTTSLLPLDIGPPSTSCWPLDIGPLTTSHRLFNKGPLTTSRQPLNTGPLKSRWPLGIGPTPTSPLPLDIGSHIESRRPLDIGSHTTSR; this comes from the exons ATGCG TCGTCGGCCCCTCGATATAGGACCACCTACCGCAAGTCGTTGGCCCCTCGACATAGGACCACCTACTACAAGTCATCGGATCTTTAACATAGGACCACTTACTACAAGTCTTCTGCCCCTCGATATAGGACCACCTTCCACAAGTTGTTGGCCCCTCGACATAGGACCACTTACTACAAGTCATCGGCTCTTCAACAAAGGACCACTTACTACAAGTCGTCAGCCCCTCAACACAGGACCACTTAAAAGTCGTTGGCCCCTCGGTATAGGACCTACTCCTACAAGTCCTCTTCCCCTCGACATAGGATCACATATTGAAAGTCGTCGTCCTCTCGACATAGGATCACATACTACAAGTCGTTGA
- the LOC137621642 gene encoding uncharacterized protein translates to MRPPTTSCRPLDMGPPTTSCRPFDIGPPTTSCRPLDTGPPTTSCQPFDIGPLTTSHRLFDTGSHTTSHRPLDIGPPTTSRRPLGIGPTLTSRLSLDIGPLTISCLPLDIGLPTASRWPLNIRSHTESRWPLDIGSHTTSRWPLDIGPPTTSRRPLDI, encoded by the coding sequence ATGAGACCACCTACTACAAGTTGTCGTCCCCTCGACATGGGACCACCTACTACAAGTTGTCGTCCCTTCGACATAGGACCACCTACTACAAGTTGTCGGCCCCTCGACACAGGACCACCTACTACAAGCTGTCAGCCCTTCGACATAGGACCACTTACTACAAGTCATCGGCTCTTCGATACAGGATCACATACTACAAGTCATCGGCCCCTCGACATAGGACCACCTACTACAAGTCGTCGGCCCCTCGGTATAGGACCAACTCTTACAAGTCGTCTTTCCCTTGACATAGGACCACTTACTATAAGTTGTCTGCCCCTAGACATAGGACTACCTACGGCAAGTCGTTGGCCTCTCAACATAAGATCACATACTGAAAGTCGTTGGCCTCTTGACATAGGGTCACATACTACAAGTCGTTGGCCCCTCGACATAGGACCCCCTACTACAAGTCGTCGGCCCCTCGACATATGA